A genomic window from Indioceanicola profundi includes:
- a CDS encoding GspH/FimT family pseudopilin, translating into MNRPGFSLLEALVTVSILGLTAMAIPNMKGWVEAAQRQMTTRAIVSGLTLARQTATAQRQPVEVFFDLHGRTWWTEPALAKGELPGGPLDVLGICAPGRPALIRFDADGGSSGGRLTLGEGDGASRIAIDFVTGRVDVE; encoded by the coding sequence ATGAACCGCCCCGGCTTCAGCCTGCTCGAGGCCCTGGTCACAGTGTCGATCCTGGGCCTGACGGCCATGGCCATCCCCAACATGAAGGGCTGGGTCGAGGCTGCCCAGCGGCAGATGACGACGCGCGCCATCGTTTCCGGCCTCACACTGGCCCGGCAGACGGCAACGGCCCAGCGCCAGCCCGTCGAGGTCTTCTTCGACCTGCACGGGCGCACCTGGTGGACGGAGCCGGCTCTTGCCAAAGGAGAATTGCCGGGCGGACCGCTGGACGTCCTCGGCATCTGTGCGCCGGGCCGGCCGGCGCTGATCCGGTTCGATGCCGATGGCGGATCGTCCGGCGGGCGGCTCACCCTGGGCGAAGGCGATGGGGCGTCTCGCATCGCCATCGATTTCGTGACGGGTCGCGTCGATGTGGAATAG
- the gspG gene encoding type II secretion system major pseudopilin GspG, which translates to MNRRNQKQAKGRPGFTLLEALVCLVILGLIYAVTSPTLGKMLGGAKSDAASLQVQNLASTLELYRLDVGSFPNQSEGLRALVERPQDAVRWNGPYIRKAENLVDPWGRPYQYRYPGATQEVEVFSLGADNAAGGEGEARDVTSW; encoded by the coding sequence ATGAACCGTCGGAACCAGAAGCAGGCGAAAGGCCGTCCGGGCTTCACGCTGTTGGAAGCTCTGGTCTGTCTGGTCATCCTTGGCCTGATCTACGCCGTGACCTCGCCCACGCTGGGCAAGATGCTGGGTGGAGCGAAATCCGATGCGGCCAGCCTCCAGGTCCAGAATCTGGCATCCACGCTGGAACTCTACCGGCTGGATGTCGGCAGCTTCCCAAACCAGTCCGAGGGACTGCGCGCACTCGTGGAGCGGCCTCAGGATGCGGTGCGCTGGAACGGTCCCTATATCCGCAAGGCGGAAAACCTGGTCGATCCGTGGGGTCGCCCCTACCAGTACCGCTACCCCGGCGCCACGCAGGAAGTCGAAGTCTTCAGTCTCGGCGCCGACAATGCCGCTGGCGGCGAAGGTGAAGCGCGCGACGTGACGAGCTGGTAG
- a CDS encoding anti-sigma factor family protein, which produces MRKLTDDLLAAYEDGELSEEDRAFVDAELQRDPEAQARLEAFRSVSVLVRAAHADGAGTRTELAPPEQEPQPRCGGPVRRISGTLAIAVIILVLAIAAALYFSMA; this is translated from the coding sequence ATGAGAAAACTTACCGACGACTTGCTGGCGGCCTACGAAGACGGTGAACTGAGCGAAGAAGATAGAGCATTCGTGGATGCCGAGCTTCAGCGCGATCCGGAAGCACAGGCGCGGCTTGAGGCCTTCCGCAGCGTGTCGGTGCTCGTGCGCGCGGCCCATGCCGATGGAGCGGGTACAAGGACGGAGCTTGCGCCGCCGGAACAGGAGCCGCAGCCACGGTGCGGCGGCCCCGTCAGGCGGATATCGGGAACGCTGGCCATCGCGGTCATCATCCTTGTCCTGGCAATCGCTGCGGCTCTCTATTTTTCCATGGCATAG
- a CDS encoding IS5 family transposase (programmed frameshift), producing the protein MGRLVQDDGWRLPDELWWRMEPLLPERPAHPLGCHNPRVPDRAAMDAIFFVLRTGSQWQALKATGICSPSSAYRRFREWTEAGVFEAFWREGLLAYDGLVGIDWSWMSADGAMTKAPLGGEKSGPNPTDRSKLGTKRSLLTDGRGLPLGLAVAGANVIDFKLLEQTLEAVVVPRPEPTPAHPQHLCLDKGYDYDGPRQLGYDYRLTTHIRRRGEDRTATPAHPHQPRRWMIERAHSWLNRYRRILVRWEKRADTYEAMLHFVCAITVWEFVCLLK; encoded by the exons ATGGGGAGATTGGTCCAGGACGATGGCTGGCGGTTGCCGGATGAGCTCTGGTGGCGCATGGAGCCGCTGCTGCCGGAGCGTCCAGCGCATCCGCTGGGCTGCCATAATCCGCGGGTTCCAGATCGCGCCGCGATGGACGCGATCTTCTTTGTCCTGCGCACGGGTAGTCAGTGGCAGGCGCTCAAAGCCACCGGCATCTGTTCGCCATCTTCCGCCTACCGCCGTTTTCGCGAATGGACCGAGGCCGGTGTGTTCGAGGCCTTCTGGCGTGAGGGGCTGCTGGCCTATGACGGCCTGGTCGGGATTGATTGGAGTTGGATGTCGGCAGACGGAGCAATGACCAAGGCACCGTTGGGCGGGGAAAAAAGT GGCCCCAACCCGACCGACCGCTCCAAGCTGGGCACCAAGCGGTCCCTGCTGACCGATGGACGCGGCCTCCCCCTCGGCCTCGCGGTCGCTGGCGCCAACGTGATCGACTTCAAGCTGCTGGAGCAGACGCTTGAGGCTGTTGTCGTGCCGCGGCCTGAGCCCACCCCAGCGCATCCTCAGCATCTCTGCCTCGATAAGGGCTACGACTATGACGGGCCGCGGCAGCTTGGGTATGATTACAGGCTCACGACCCACATCCGCCGCAGGGGTGAGGATCGCACGGCAACGCCCGCCCACCCGCACCAACCCCGCCGCTGGATGATCGAGCGGGCACATTCCTGGCTGAACCGATACCGCCGCATCCTCGTCCGATGGGAAAAGCGCGCCGACACCTATGAAGCCATGCTCCACTTCGTCTGCGCCATCACCGTCTGGGAGTTCGTCTGCCTACTGAAATAG
- a CDS encoding cupredoxin domain-containing protein produces the protein MKRRSFLKRGLLSGAVAAGAAVSPLGLRQGFAGDDDVLEDILDDFEGPEIRLDIDDVKLELIDGKRVFMWAFGLHDDAPTIPGPVLRLEQGKTYLFEIRNRSTSRHSFTIPGMVSPDGLAVHVELEGKDDSDNSRKSILVLAKDCGAFLYQDALNAPIGRVMGLHGFCVVEPKENITVGNGNIPYPTSVAPQAVTSLFETLGLEGSVFPGNGWKAKSDREREWIFNSVDPRWCDRFEQGQVVSAGEATDFKPRYFTLNGNSGYDAAHDHDCVPTGTIGQPLILRTANAGLAWHSPHIHGNHVYEFSRRSAKGELRLHDNIREIDTWTMPPGEIAELLLPFKMPPDIPLSKRPPNAQEKFPYSFPMHCHNEISQTSGGGSYPMGLVTDWVITGPYKG, from the coding sequence ATGAAACGGCGTAGTTTTCTTAAGCGCGGTCTGCTGTCAGGGGCGGTGGCGGCTGGCGCCGCTGTATCGCCGCTGGGTCTGCGCCAGGGTTTCGCAGGCGACGATGACGTCCTGGAGGACATCCTGGACGATTTCGAAGGGCCCGAGATCCGTCTCGACATCGACGACGTCAAGCTTGAGCTGATCGATGGCAAGCGGGTGTTCATGTGGGCGTTCGGCCTGCATGACGATGCCCCGACAATCCCCGGTCCGGTGCTGCGCCTTGAGCAGGGCAAGACCTACCTGTTCGAGATCAGGAACCGGTCCACGTCGCGGCATTCCTTCACCATTCCCGGCATGGTCTCGCCCGATGGGCTGGCAGTTCATGTCGAACTGGAGGGCAAGGACGACAGCGACAATAGCAGGAAGTCCATCCTGGTCCTGGCCAAGGATTGCGGGGCCTTCCTGTACCAGGACGCCCTCAACGCTCCGATCGGCCGGGTCATGGGCCTGCACGGCTTCTGTGTCGTCGAACCCAAGGAGAACATTACGGTCGGCAACGGCAACATCCCTTACCCGACCAGCGTCGCGCCGCAGGCGGTGACAAGCCTGTTCGAGACGCTTGGCCTTGAAGGCAGCGTGTTTCCGGGAAATGGCTGGAAGGCCAAGTCCGATCGCGAACGGGAATGGATTTTCAATTCCGTCGATCCGCGCTGGTGCGACCGGTTCGAACAGGGTCAGGTCGTGAGCGCCGGCGAAGCCACCGACTTCAAGCCCCGCTATTTCACGCTGAACGGCAATAGCGGCTATGATGCCGCCCACGACCATGACTGCGTGCCGACAGGAACCATCGGTCAGCCGCTGATCCTCCGGACCGCGAATGCTGGCCTTGCCTGGCATTCCCCCCATATTCACGGCAACCATGTCTACGAGTTCAGCCGCCGCTCAGCCAAAGGCGAATTGAGGCTGCACGACAATATCCGCGAGATCGATACCTGGACCATGCCGCCGGGCGAGATCGCTGAACTTCTGCTGCCGTTCAAGATGCCGCCGGATATTCCGCTGTCCAAACGGCCGCCCAACGCGCAGGAGAAGTTCCCCTACTCGTTTCCCATGCACTGCCACAATGAGATTTCCCAAACCTCCGGCGGCGGCTCCTACCCGATGGGGCTGGTCACCGATTGGGTGATCACGGGTCCGTACAAGGGCTGA